The segment taaactctcttcttgtaaagtttttcaagagtttgtgttaggatagattttattgtatttatcaagtgaatatgagttgagtgatttatgacttctctcatatgttcatttgtttgttgtagttttgtcacggattaccaaaggaggagattgttaagacatatgtgtttcacatgttaagaacatatgtcatgatgttatgtaattagcttatcctttgacaaaacgtattttacttatatttgggtagatttaggatgcgtttaaatacttcaagaaacgtGTTTTAAGATCCCGTTACCATTCCCATTACCATTACCAACACACAAACGACAACCTCTCCAATCTTCCCAACAACGATAGATTAGATGAGGCCAGAGCTGGTGATGAGCTGGTTCCAAGGTTTCGCTCACAACCATGAGAGCCCATGGCATAGTAGAGGTGGCGAAGACAATCATAGAGGTTGCCGACATGGCCTGGATGGCCTTggaaaaaacccaccaccaccaacacgaACACCAGGAATAGAACACCGCAACTCCAAACAAAGAATTGGAGTCTCTGCGATCGGAGAATCGTCGTCTCAAGAACTTGCTGGAGCAGAATCTCAAGCTCCTTCAGAACCTCTCTGAATCCCCTTCTTTATCACATGACTGCCCTCCAAATGTACGTCTTTGTTCTTTTCAAGCTTGATTGATTTCTTTAGTTGTGTGtatattttgtgtgtttttatcGTTTGATGTTGAATTTTGTGGAATTCCTCGTGTGGGTTTTTATGGAATTGGAGgaagttgataattttattatgaaattagCTTCCTTCACATACCCTTTACTTGTCTTTTTCCAAGGtccaatattttatcaaatgTAGTTAGTTGTCTTTGGCTTTTTTCATTAAAGACTTACCAAATTCATTGTTAAATTTTGCTTCctacttgttttaattttggGCTTTATCATTTCGAGCCTACTAAGTTAGAGGGAAAATTTAATAAGTTTGCCATAAGACTAGCTAATGCTATATTATTTTGGCTGCTAAGAAGCAACATATCCATAAAAATGAGTGTAGTTGAAATGAGACCGTTAAGATGGATAGGTACAAATTCAAGGAAAAATAAGATTCGAAATGAGGAAATTTGCATAAATATAGGGGTGGCCCATATTGATGAATAGATGAGAAAGAGTCACTTATGATGGTTTTGGTCATAGAGGAGGAGGGCGATTAATGCACCAATGAAGAAGAGTAATTTGATTTAGGTCGAGGGATCGAAAAGGTAGAAGAAGacataaaataacattattaggAGTAGTAAAAAAGGACATGTCCATTAAGGTGGTAATGAAGAGTATAACTTGGGATAGAatagaataacaaaaaataattcttgTGGCTAACCCTAATTAGTCTATTGAGGATCTAGCCGACACCACAATTCTAGAGCTAAGACTTGGTTGTTGTCAGGGGCGGAGCCACCTTATGCattgggggggccatggcccctccaaaattttctaaaaactctCTAATTATAGGTAAAACTAGGCTAGAATCATGTTAAGAGTTGGCCCCCACAAGATTAAAAGATTGGCCCTCCCTCCAACACGTCACTCACAAAATTCTTCCCACCCTAAATCCCAACTGTGCAATCATAAAAATTAACTCCTTTTGTCTTCTCCATTCTTCTCTAAAGCATGATAGCCACatccatatttttttagtttttagttattCAATTTTTGTGAAGGGATATAACTGAGGTGTAGTATATCGGATTACCTGATTAAAATcatatgtattgaattttattgtccttaaaaataataacattatttgtattttataggTCATGTTAAACATGtgcttgaatttaattgaagaactTAATATATTACACTTAGGatattgtacttaagttttgtcctttttCAAAACTATTGCAATTTCCCTTTCCACTTAAAAACCATTGAAAAGACTCTCTCATCACTTGGTACTCTCTCTTCAGTTACTCTTCATTAACTCTTTCATGGGATGCTCTCACATAATCACATTTTCATTAGTTTCTCCATCTTCCTTAACAAatagttttcttatttaaaGCTAAGCAAATATTGAGAAATAccaacttcttctttttcttcttcttctgcaatTTTGTTGTATACTTATATTTGATTTCTATGAATGTTATGGACTTATGGTTTTTCAAAAGAACAGGAGAAACTCAAGaaaaaaagacttaagatgCTCAATTGGTCAATTAACTTGTTAGTATTTTGATATTTGAGTGCTATAGAATTACACCGACAAAAAAGTTCTATCAATAATCTTGTGTTATAAATATACTGTACTTTGAGTTTTTCGTTGAATTGCAAATCAAAATGATAGTTTTACCTTGGCCTCCCAAGCAAAAATTCTTGACTATGCCCCTTTTTTGCCCctggttgttgttgttataatttcaaatttcaaaattaaaatatctttatattgaaaAGTAATGAAATTGGTCGCTCGTGAtagattcaattttttattgatgtGCGGTGTTCAATTTCCAATTGCAGTTGTATGCTCGGCTTGTAGCAACTGTGGATTCTGAACACTTCTTGGCTCGCCTCAAATCCCTTCAGCAAGCATCGGTCAATGGAATTAGCTATGAGTTTCCTTACAAGGAGGCCACaggttttttagtttatttaatggATTTGAAAACTTCAAAGCCACATCCTATCTATACCATAAGTAACACAATTTTCATCTTTCCCGGGTTTCTTGGGTTTGTTCTTTGATTAGATGCTGATATGCGTTCAGCTGAAATTTTAATCAAAGTTGACGGTGAAGAACCCAGTTGGTGGGTATGGGTCACAGATGAAATGGTCCCAAGCAATGTTGAGGAATGGAGTGGAATTGATGATGAAAAATATGTAGTTGTTAGTGAGGAGCACGTGGTGGATGGGGTTGCCAACTTTATGGCTAGGTGCATTATGTCAAACCCAAAAGCTCAGGTAAATGGCAACCAAAGCCTATTGCTATTTAACTATTTAATATATTGTATCTAAAACCATTTGCTTCCTTGTGCTTACAGAATTTGACACCAGAAGAGTTGCAAAAAAGTAAGTTTTCAGTCTAAAATTTTTGAGCATGCTTTTTCCATCATTATTTCTTAATCCAAAACTTCATAAAGTTCATATAATCTGTTATCATTgtaacctttttattttgtagtatAGGGAGTGAGTGAGGTTTTTTTGGTAATAACTGATTTATCTTGTAATCATCTTCTGTTGCTGGATAAGGAAACCAATTTTCATTGGAATCAACTTTGTTATCTGAATCTCTAGCATTTATTAACAaccacaaaagaaaatgaattggGTAGATGTTTGTATGTGCTTTGTTTTTGTACAACATTAAATTAATGGATTAGTTAAATGTCAAATCCATAGAAACGTTCCTTATACCTTGTGTACAAGTTACTCACTTTCTGAGTTTGATGGGGTAACTTGGAACATTTCGCATTTTTCTCAGAGATATAGTGAATGACAGACCTGGCTCTGGCTACTCCCGTGGCATGTAGTCTTGTGAGCCAGGAGTGATTGTCAATGTTACTTATCTTTGTGATATTATGAACTTGCAGCTGTTGCAAAGGCAGTAGGTGGTGTCAGCAAACTAGAGAAGGTTTTAGGCATTTGGCATGCTGGGACTCTGTTCTATACCCTGTCCACCTGGGGACTTGCTCTAGCAGGgtgagtttaattttttaagtatacaGTAAGGATGCTTTGGTGAATGTTATTTTTGATCCTATTCCAACATGCAGATATGGTATTACACTCATATTTGCTGTAGttacataatttaaaatattttacaacagATGCATCTTATGCATCACATTTCATGGAAGATCAAACACAAGACTAGTATTGGcaagcaaaaaatatatatatactgaaaTCATCTGTCCTTCCCTCTTCCCCAATACCCGCACCAACCCAACTTCCTAAGTACCTATAGGTATGCAATCAATTACTTGCAAGACCTTTTCGTACAGTTGTACAATCCATCAACCAATGGGGCAAGAGATCACTTTCATCTTTCGTTACATGTTTGAATGCATTACAATGTGTAGACAGTGATTATGATTTTTATGGCATCTTTacatttaatcatttaaattttaatgaataGACCCTTTTAAAGCCAATGAGCACTTCATCCTCCAATACTGGGTGCGTGTGTAACCTGGAAACTTGCATGATCTGAATTCCAAGTTGTGGTTAGGAGGCAAAGTTTATTATTAGTACCGCAGGTTAAATATCTGTATTTATAGCGCCGGTGTTTGATAAGTTGCAAGGTTTTGCGTATGTGTCCTAATAACAATAGCTTTCAGCTGTGTTCTAAATAGAATTCTTAGCCTTTGACTCAGCAAAAAGGACTGGAGTATGTGTTGTCTTTGTGACATCTCTTCATTGACAAGGGATTTGTGTTGCAGGTTATATAAGACTCGTGCTGTGTTCAAACTTGCAGCACTGGGCGTTCACACAACCAGCAAAGTGGTTATGAGGGCTCTCTAAATATGGTTATTCCATAGCTGTGAACCATTTGATTGCAGTTGGACACATTAATGCTGGCCTCTGGCGTAAGGATGGCCATTTATATCCGACCCGCGGATacccagcccagcccagcccagcccaacCCAATCTTAATGGGTCGGATTTTACCTGACCCGATAAATTATAGAGTCGGGtatgagttttaaaaaaaaaacccgaagtgCAAAAACCCGGACCGGACCCGGACACAacccgtttatatatatatatatatatatgttaaaaatactaaaatatccCCATTTAtatagaagttaaaaaaaaaaaacccaaatcccatTTCACACAACACAATCACTCAGCCCAGCCGCCCCTACTCACTTTCTCCTCTCCCACTCTCACTCGGTCACTCCCTCTCACTCACCCCCAACCTCCGATCTGTCACCGCCGGCCTGAACATCTGTCACCGCAAGCCTTAGCCTGAAGCCCTTCACCGCCGGCCATCACTTTCACCTCCAATCAGGTtcgttttctctctttctctcatttcaATCTCTtgactatgtttttttttgctatgaTCTAATGGTTATGTCTTTGAGTTTTTAGGGGTTAACGTTTAAATGTTTGGAAACAGAGTAGAGCAGATTTGAATATCATAATGCATTTGCTAATGCATCCACAATGAGAAAATGTGGTTATGATttagttacaatttttttttttttaagtttctatGCTAATGTTTTTAAGAATCTAATGACATTGAAATGATCAATATGTAGAAAGGGTCAAAATGAAATCTTATAAAgtgttataaaatgattattatcaAGTAGTTTTGAATGGGTCGATATTGAGAACAAAGAAACAACTGTTATTATTACTGTtataaggaaaaggaaaaggctGAGTTGGtgatgagagaagagagaatgaAAGAGACATAACTGTTATTATTACTGTTATTGTTAATTAGGATTTTGAATTCCTTGGGATTTTAGATTTCTTGCaattgcagagagagagagaaaaagagtattttctgttcagctccgctattttctttctttctctcgcATTCTATAATTTGGTTTTGATAACATAGCTTTTAGTTTAGTTTGCTAAAGcaacaacaaagaaaatgtGGTTGGATTTAGTTTCATTTCTGGGGAGAGGAGGAATGGACTGAAAGGGTACATGAGACAGTGGAGGATTATGTGCATATTGACTCACACATCTTGTGCACTCCAGTGagtctaaaattgaaaatttgattattattgttttaaattttactgATAAGCCTTGTTGGTAGGTTTAGgtaaacttatcaaaaaaaatttctttttattcctgTCGGGTCATAGCAGACATTTATAATGATGGGGTATCAGAGATGATAGTGGCTGTTTCTTATTTCTTTGATCAAGAGTGAATTctctttcatcttctcttttttattgaAACTATTGTCTACCACCAATTTAGATGAAATTGAGCAATATAATCAACTGCCACCAGTTTGTAGTTTGCAGTTTGCCATTACCATTAACATTCCTGTTTCAATCATCAAGGGGCCTGTCTTCTCGttgtgtaaaatttattatgtctAAACTTGGTGTGGATATCAGATTAATGCTGATTGATTTGGTTCAGACTATGTAATTTTAATTCATttgattgttattttattttgaggttCTGGAGGGATTTGATTGCTATTTTAATTGTGTTTATTTTCCTTGGGGATTGTAAGTTTAAATCTAATTGCAAATATCACCACCCTAAGAATCGGAATGTGAAGTCACCCCCATGTGCTCTCAGCGACAAGGGCCTTCCTCTGAGACCTGTAAGTTTATTCCTCTGGGCTGTACTTTTGTGAAAGAATTTGAAAACTGGGAAGTAGTTTCAAATTTCTCTCCCCACTAAATGGAGCCAAAATCCAGTatgattttgaaaaaatgaCAGGAAGTTTCATACTGTTTTTAATACTTGTCTCTTCTGGAAAGTTTCTCATATAATTTCTATTCCCTAATTAGTTcctataatgaatttttttttctttgaaatccAGGAGCAGAATATATGTTCACATTATAGTCTATATGGCATTTGCAAGTTCGGGCTGGCTTGTAAATTTGACCATCCGATAGATCCACCTTCTTCACCTATGACTGGAGTTGATCAGCATTCTTCCTATGGTATCTCTGTAACTACAGAAAATGCTGGAGTGGCTGGGAGTGGAAGTGGAAGTGGAAGTGATGCTACCCTGCAGCAGCCTGagtaaaaatttttgtattaaagGCCCTAGCTTTTAGGAATCACAGAACCAAggatttgtaattttatatttattaatataaccaaaaaaaacttgtgggatttattttgtagctttttaatttcttggacttattagatttattttatttttatgtttagcaGGTGATTTTAGCAATGATTTATTGGATTATGATTAAATGGTTATCTTAGCTaggtgatttattgatttataatcttagttatgatttattgatttataattaataggttatttattgatttatgatattagctatgatttattgatttataaatttataattaacaaatgatttattgatttatgattaatAGTCTATGATTTGAACTGATTTGGCATTTGGGCCACGATATATGGGCTTGAATCTACAAGTTATAGGGCTTGAATCTAGGCAAAAATGAATTTgggcttcaatttttttttttttcaattgggcCATGATTTGGGCTGAAATCTGGTTGGCCTAAACGGGCCCATGGAGCCTGGTGCCGGGTTTGGGCTGCTAGTCTAGGCCCGTGAGTCGGGTCTGGGTATgaaaaaacccaacccaaccccgACTTGTTGCCATTCCTACTCTTTCGTGTATatagaaaaatcaattttatgaTTCAACACTTCCTGTCAACTGTGGTTATTTTGCTTGTACATAATTGTGAATAGCATTTGCCTTTGAAACCGGTGTACTCCTTCAATGACTTGCTGTTTCGATTGATCTCTAGCGCGGATCTCTAGCGCCCCCCCGCCGCTGCCCtgcccccctcccccccacaacaaaaaaaaaatatatatatatatatatatatatatataattgccaTCTACGTATTGGCATCCATAAAGATTCATTATGTctgttatttctttctttcctgcaACACATTGCAACGTGCCAAGAGTTATTCTAATGTGATTTCTTGTATTTGTGAAGTCAAGTTAGCTCAACTGCTCCACTTCCGATGTTTTTCCTAAATGATTGTAAAGGCTAGATAGAAGCCATGCGACCATCTCTCAATTTCtcatgctttttatttttttttttttgcttttccttttgattgACATGAATACGCACAAGTCATTCCcaagaaatggaaaaataaaaataaaaaatacaagtcAGTCGCTCCTGCAAACTTGATAATAACGTTTCCTTAACTATAAATTGCATCCCACACTAACGACATTAACTAAGTATAAATATTGCGTTATTGATAAGGTTCGGAAAAATCCATTGAGAAAAAGATGTAGAATTCATACAAATGTTCATATGCGGCAACATACTTGccaagattaaaataaaagacaagtGCAACATTGTCAAGTACCTTTTGGTACAACCGCTAGCTTTTAGCACAATTTGTTGAATGCAAAATTAAGCATTGCTACATCTCAAAACAAAATTCTGATATGATAGGGGCCAAAATTGTAATGTATACAGTATACCAAAATTGTCCCAGCAAATATTTTCTGGTTCCCAAACAGCTCAATTGAAAAAAACCAATTGCTAGGAAATTCGAACTAGACATACCAGTTCAACAACACAAATAATTGGACTGTAATATATGGAAGAGCATCAAAAACAGATCATTTTACTTCTAATGAATCACCtaaaatgaataattaaaaatacatCTGCTTGTAGAAGAGTAAGATTATGTTTCTGGAGTCTTTCGCTTAAGATTGGAAGCTGAGGTAACATCTGACTGAGCCTGACCAAATACTGACCTGCATGATGTCCAAAAGCCATAGCTATAATCAAGAGAGGCAAATCAATCAGAAATGCAGAGcaattgttatttgtttttcccAAAATAACTATTTGGCAAATTAATGATGTCCAAGGCAGAAGTAATTTGATTCATCTAGAGAACTATTTTTGTGACACCAAAGATCAAGAGTAGCAATCTACAGTGACTGTtttctcatttctttctttttatttttggcttagTTTGCACCAGAAACCTAACCACTAATTCATTTTAACTTAACTTCAGGTTGTAAAGCATTTCTTCCTGCAATGAGTTTTTCCATTCATGTTGTTGTCTACCTTACTCACTTTATCATGCAGTTCCACAATGCCTAACTAAATAATATACTAACAAATTCTCCTGTCCCCTCTCAAACTCCTGAAAAAAGCTCAGCGTAGAAATTCATCACAAACTGTATTAGGCTTCACCATCCAGCTACTGGCAACCCCCATATCCTATTTGGAGAGCAGAAAAGATTTCTCACTCCCTTGAACCCTCAAGTCTGATGATTCAAGACCACATCTCAGGTTTAATCAGAAAGATAGCCTTTTGCAATAGGATTAAGGATATCCTCAAAGCAAAAAATTCTTTTAGTTTCTTTGTGATTTTATACTTAGTCTGGTAAACTATCACTTGTCCGAAAAGTTTAGATTGTtaggaaatagtgaatttaattacttaaccattattctaacaacTACCAATGGGTTTAGTTTGATTATGAGCGGTGACACTATTGTAAGCAACATGTCATAAACATCATAATACAACTTAAAGATGATATATCTACTCACCCACAGGTTGAACATTTCTTGTGGTGCTTACAGAATATGGACAAGCATACAGAACATATGTAGCCCATGTCTATCATCTTTTTATGGCAAAGGCACCTGCAAGTTTCATAGTCTCAATAAGGTGCAAGGAATTCAAAAGGTGGGTGTGTGAGTGTGCATGTATGCTAAATTATTGCTAATACATATTACATATGGGGaaacaaattaagatttttactGCTTCAAAGTgatagaaaatgagattgaaGGCTTTGCTTTGATTAAGAAAACAGACTATCATGACTGATATTAGTAACCCAAGGGTTGTTTCATCACTTCCTATGGTCTTATGGAAGATGTTATATTGTGACAATACACATTGTGACATTCTAACTGATATTAGGAACCCAAGGGTTGTTTCATCACTTCCTATCGTCTTATGGAAGATGTTATATTGTGACAATACACATTGTGACATTCTAACTGATATTAGGAACCCAAGGGTTGTTTCATCACTTCCTATCGTCTTATGGAAGATGTTATATTGTGACAATACACATTGTGACATTCTAGTGCGTTAGCTGTATCCACTATTATTAGGCACCCAAACAAACTCATCAATCTGGATCCAAAAGAAAAGTTGAGAACTACCCTCTAATGTTTAgctttatgtaaaaataatacaGATAATCAATTCATTGCACATAGAAACAATATATTTCTAATTAGTTTGTATTTTCTAGCCCCTCAcccctcaaaaacaaaaaaaaaaaacatacactAGATTTATCAAATTAAGGTCAGTTGTAGCACAGGCAGTATATTCAAGGGATAATCACAGTTGCCATGTTTATTCAGTCCACACTGTTGCTGCCAAACCTCCCTAGCCGTGAAAATGCTCACCAAACCACCAGCTTGAAGCTCTGTCATCAACCCATCACTCTGCCATCAACTTTGACCACAAAGGGTCTTTTCGTTACACATCCCAAACCAGCTTGAAGCTCTGTCATCAACCCATCGCTCTGCCATCAACTTTGACCACAAAGGGTCTTTTTGTCACACAGCCCAAACATCTCCAAGCGCTGCTGAGACAAGCTGGTGGCGCCAACAAAGCCTGCAGTAGAGGCCAACTTGCTGCTGCCACCACCAAGCCCTTCAACCTGGTTTTCTAAAGTTTAAAACAACACCACTTGGTTTTCTAAGGATTACAACCCAACCCATTAAAGAACCCCTACAAGCTCTTCAACCCGACACCTTTACTattaaaagagagaagaagaaggaagtccCAGCCAGTCCAAGGTTCACAATC is part of the Quercus robur chromosome 9, dhQueRobu3.1, whole genome shotgun sequence genome and harbors:
- the LOC126701027 gene encoding zinc finger CCCH domain-containing protein 57, whose protein sequence is WFRLCNFNSFDCYFILRFWRDLIAILIVFIFLGDCKFKSNCKYHHPKNRNVKSPPCALSDKGLPLRPEQNICSHYSLYGICKFGLACKFDHPIDPPSSPMTGVDQHSSYGISVTTENAGVAGSGSGSGSDATLQQPE